A genome region from Setaria italica strain Yugu1 chromosome III, Setaria_italica_v2.0, whole genome shotgun sequence includes the following:
- the LOC111256828 gene encoding uncharacterized protein LOC111256828 isoform X2 — MTTMTGTTTAATAPAANTKRASTRTAMAGKATASGNARPGTAWGAASSSHGERHRLAAAVPVQNAAVTPQQLLQLGALRDRKAIELRFLFANQAATIQEAAKNFLCRQQGTPDGKLASLHAQLADYIDKAVVLGDKFHLLQEEDEAWSGAAGTKSGCKEVPMVKVKGAFPRILGDLTRPHEDCTVQEVDAALHNLQIEQNLTGEAGGEEPVHSQDGEDFSNSNAALQAAQQEGVQDSPANSNILDVLFTKPDHVVPDNVVPVRENTEDNSLENQENPPAPTEPTKRRRPRRVFDMSTDFLKMFRGPLPQDIIAALTVIFNLEEPGADDLDEAMAAIAGEAIDDFQDASDNLQTESVQAAARTLPPPANQRRTFCYVI, encoded by the exons ATGACGACAATGACCGGGACCACCACGGCGGCGACCGCGCCCGCCGCGAACACGAAGCGAGCAAGCACGCGGACGGCCATGGCGGGGAAGGCTACCGCGAGCGGGAACGCTCGCCCAGGCACAGCATGGGGCGCGGCGAGCAGTAGCCATGGAGAGCGTCACCGACTCGCGGCGGCTGTGCCTGTCCAGAACGCGGCGGTCACCCCACAGCAACTCCTCCAACTCGGCGCACTCCGCGACAGGAAGGCAATCGAACTCCGATTTCTCTTTGCTAACCAGGCAGCCACGATTCAGGAGGCAGCCAAAAACTTCCTCTGCAGGCAACAGGGGACGCCGGACGGCAAGCTGGCCTCCCTTCACGCGCAACTCGCCGACTACATTGACAAAGCGGTGGTGCTTGGTGACAAGTTTCACTTGCTGCAAGAGGAGGATGAAGCCTGGTCCGGTGCTGCGGGAACCAAGTCCGGGTGCAAGGAGGTACCGATGGTCAAGGTGAAGGGTGCATTCCCACGAATCCTGGGCGACTTGACGCGGCCTCATGAGGACTGCACGGTCCAGGAGGTTGATGCCGCGCTCCACAACTTGCAG ATTGAGCAGAACCTTACAGGTGAAGCAGGTGGGGAAGAGCCCGTGCACAGCCAAGATGGTGAAGACTTCAGCAACTCCAATGCAGCACTACAGGCCGCACAACAAGAAGGGGTGCAGGACAGCCCGGCCAACAGCAACATCCTCGACGTCCTCTTCACCAAGCCTGACCACGTCGTCCCCGACAACGTGGTGCCAGTGCGGGAGAACACGGAGGACAACAGCCTGGAGAACCAGGAGAACCCACCGGCACCCACAGAACCAACCAagcgccgtcgtcctcgccgaGTATTTGACATGTCCACG GACTTCTTGAAGATGTTCCGGGGACCCCTTCCTCAGGACATCATCGCTGCTCTGACGGTCATCTTCAACCTGGAAGAGCCGGGCGCTGACGACCTTGATGAAGCAATGGCGGCGATTGCAGGCGAAGCCATCGACGACTTCCAGGATGCCAGCGACAACCTACAGACAGAGTCAGTTCAGGCAGCCGCCCGAACGTTGCCGCCGCCAGCTAACCAGAGGCGCACCTTTTGCTATGTTATCTGA
- the LOC111256828 gene encoding uncharacterized protein LOC111256828 isoform X1 → MTTMTGTTTAATAPAANTKRASTRTAMAGKATASGNARPGTAWGAASSSHGERHRLAAAVPVQNAAVTPQQLLQLGALRDRKAIELRFLFANQAATIQEAAKNFLCRQQGTPDGKLASLHAQLADYIDKAVVLGDKFHLLQEEDEAWSGAAGTKSGCKEVPMVKVKGAFPRILGDLTRPHEDCTVQEVDAALHNLQIEQNLTGEAGGEEPVHSQDGEDFSNSNAALQAAQQEGVQDSPANSNILDVLFTKPDHVVPDNVVPVRENTEDNSLENQENPPAPTEPTKRRRPRRVFDMSTVRRSARLSSCPPMPAVQRAQHNLCRKLGLITDDMMPIEGILQDFLKMFRGPLPQDIIAALTVIFNLEEPGADDLDEAMAAIAGEAIDDFQDASDNLQTESVQAAARTLPPPANQRRTFCYVI, encoded by the exons ATGACGACAATGACCGGGACCACCACGGCGGCGACCGCGCCCGCCGCGAACACGAAGCGAGCAAGCACGCGGACGGCCATGGCGGGGAAGGCTACCGCGAGCGGGAACGCTCGCCCAGGCACAGCATGGGGCGCGGCGAGCAGTAGCCATGGAGAGCGTCACCGACTCGCGGCGGCTGTGCCTGTCCAGAACGCGGCGGTCACCCCACAGCAACTCCTCCAACTCGGCGCACTCCGCGACAGGAAGGCAATCGAACTCCGATTTCTCTTTGCTAACCAGGCAGCCACGATTCAGGAGGCAGCCAAAAACTTCCTCTGCAGGCAACAGGGGACGCCGGACGGCAAGCTGGCCTCCCTTCACGCGCAACTCGCCGACTACATTGACAAAGCGGTGGTGCTTGGTGACAAGTTTCACTTGCTGCAAGAGGAGGATGAAGCCTGGTCCGGTGCTGCGGGAACCAAGTCCGGGTGCAAGGAGGTACCGATGGTCAAGGTGAAGGGTGCATTCCCACGAATCCTGGGCGACTTGACGCGGCCTCATGAGGACTGCACGGTCCAGGAGGTTGATGCCGCGCTCCACAACTTGCAG ATTGAGCAGAACCTTACAGGTGAAGCAGGTGGGGAAGAGCCCGTGCACAGCCAAGATGGTGAAGACTTCAGCAACTCCAATGCAGCACTACAGGCCGCACAACAAGAAGGGGTGCAGGACAGCCCGGCCAACAGCAACATCCTCGACGTCCTCTTCACCAAGCCTGACCACGTCGTCCCCGACAACGTGGTGCCAGTGCGGGAGAACACGGAGGACAACAGCCTGGAGAACCAGGAGAACCCACCGGCACCCACAGAACCAACCAagcgccgtcgtcctcgccgaGTATTTGACATGTCCACGGTACGTCGAAGCGCTAGATTGTCGTCCTGCCCTCCAATGCCAGCGGTTCAGCGGGCACAGCACAATCTGTGCCGCAAATTGGGTCTGATCACGGATGATATGATGCCAATTGAGGGGATTCTGCAGGACTTCTTGAAGATGTTCCGGGGACCCCTTCCTCAGGACATCATCGCTGCTCTGACGGTCATCTTCAACCTGGAAGAGCCGGGCGCTGACGACCTTGATGAAGCAATGGCGGCGATTGCAGGCGAAGCCATCGACGACTTCCAGGATGCCAGCGACAACCTACAGACAGAGTCAGTTCAGGCAGCCGCCCGAACGTTGCCGCCGCCAGCTAACCAGAGGCGCACCTTTTGCTATGTTATCTGA